GCGGCGGTGCGTTCGGCGAGTTCGTCGTCACCGAGGATGTCTCCGCCTACACCAAGGCCACGCTGTTCCAGCCCGGCGCGCGCACCGAGATGCTGGCCCGCTTCTCCACCGTCGCCGGTGAGCAGGGCAGCCCCGACACCTGGCGTGACCCGCGCGGATTCGCCCTGAAGTTCTACACCGAGGAGGGCAACTACGACCTCGTCGGCAACAACACCCCGATCTTCTTCATCAAGGACCCCATCAAGTTCCCCGACTTCATCCACTCGCAGAAGCGCCTGCCCGGCTCCGGCCTGCGCGACCACACCATGCAGTGGGACTTCTGGACCCTGCGTCCCGAGACCGCACACCAGGTGACCTGGCTGATGGGCGACCGCGGCATCCCCCGCACCTGGCGGCACATGGACGGCTTCGGCTCGCACACCTACCAGTGGATCAACGCCGCAGGTGAGCGCTTCTGGGTGAAGTACCACTTCAAGACCGACCAGGGCATCGAGTTCCTCACCCAGGCCGAGGCCGACCGCCTGGCCGGCTCCGCTCCCGACTTCCATCGCGCCGACCTCTACCAGGCGATCGAGTGCGGCGAGTTCCCGAGCTGGACGCTGCACGTGCAGATCATGCCGGTCGCGGAGGCGGAGACCTACCGGTTCAACCCCTTCGACCTGACCAAGGTGTGGTCGCAGAAGGACTACCCGCTGATCAAGGTGGGCACCATGACCCTGAACCGCAACCCGCGCAACTTCTTCGCGGAGATCGAGCAGGCCGCGTTCGCGCCGTCGAACGTCGTGCCGGGCATCGGGTTCTCGCCCGACAAGATGCTGCTCGGCCGCGTGTTCGCCTACGCCGACGCCCACCGCTACCGCATCGGGGTCAACCACGCCCAGCTGCCGGTCAACTCCGCGAAGGCCGCCCGGGTCGACTCCTACAGCAAGGAGGGCAACATGGCCTACTCCTTCAACGACCCGGAGACCCCCGTCTACGCGCCGAACAGCTTCGGCGGACCGCACGCCGATCCGCAGCGCGCCGGCGACGACGGACTGTGGGACTTCGGCACCGAGGCCGTGCGTGCCGGATACGTGCAGCATCCGGAGGACGACGACTTCGGTCAGGCGGGCACCCTGGTCCGCGAGGTGCTGGACGACGCGGCGCGGGAACGCCTGGTGAACAACATCGTCGGCCACATCCTCGGTGGTACCTCCGAGGCCCTGTACGAGCGGATCTTCGCGTACTGGCGCAACGTCGACGAGGAGCTCGGCAAGCGGATCGAGGCGGGCGTGCGGGCGGGAGCATGACCCGGCGCCGGGGGAGCGGCGGTCAGAGGAGACCCCACCAGTAGATCAGGGCCGCCAACGCCAGCACGATCAACGTGGTGGTGTCCATGTCGCTCTCCCTCCACCCGACTCCTACGACTCCATCTTCCTCGGAGGGGACGGATTCGGCACACGAAGCGGGGTCATCCACCGGCGAGGTGGGTGGCCCCGTCGCCGTCGCCGGAACATACCGGCTGTTCGAACATGCGTGTGACGGGTGTGTCGGTTGCGGTTGTTAGGTTGGAGTTCCGGGCCGACGGAACCGCCGACGGGCCGGGCCGCGCTCGCTCATCGAAAGGTGTTGTCCGACATGGTGATGGGTCCTACCCATGCGGTATCCGGGGCATTGGTGGGCCTCATCGTCGCCGATCTGCTGCCCCCCGACTGGGGTGCGCCGGCCTCCACCGCCGAGACCTTCGCGTTCGCGGCCGTGTGCTCGGGGGCGGCGCTGCTGCCGGACCTCGACACGGCGCAGTCGACCGTCGCCCGCTCCTTCGGGCCCGTCAGCCAGACCCTGGCCAACGGAATCGACGCGGTGTCCACCGGCTACTACTCGCTCACCAAGGGCAGCCGCGACCGCAAGCGCCGCGGCGGGCACCGCACCATGACGCACACCGCACTGTTCGCCGCGCTGCTCGGGGTGGGTGTCTCCGCGCTCGTCGCGCGCTTCGGCAGGGAAGCGATCATCGGCATCCTGTTCCTCACCCTGGGTCTCGCCCTGCGCGGCCTGTTCGGTTCGTGGGCGAAGAAACGCGGCTGGGTGGTCGTCACCCTCTGCGCGGCGGCACTCTCGATCCTGTCGTGGACCTGGTTCCCCAGCGAGGTCGCGTCGACGGGTCTGGGGGTCGCGGTGGCGCTGGGATGCGTCACCCACTGCCTGGGTGACGCCGTGACCAAGGAGGGTATCCCCTTCCTGGCCCCCTTCGTCCCGTGGCGCGGACAGCGGTGGTGGGAGATCAAGCTGCCCGACGCGCTGTCGATCCGGGCCGGTGGGCCGTTCGAGGTGGCCGTCCTCGGCCCGGCACTCACCGTCGCCGCGGTCGCGATGGGGATCTGGTCCATCGACGGCGCACCCGAACACATCCTGGGCACCCTGGAGGCGTCCGGGTTGTCGTTCTGGCAGGGATCCGTTCCGCAGCGGTAGTCCTGCGGAACGGTACGGGTACTGGCCCGAAGCAGGAACTTGTTCTATTTTTTCTTCGATCCGTGCCCGCCCTACAGAAACGGAGCGCGCCCTCGTGAGCGATCGTGCTTCAGGCCCCACCCTCAGCCGTCGTGGTCTGTTCGGAGCAGCAGCAGGCGCCGCAGTTCTCGCCGGGACCGGATGGTCCCTCGCCGGTGCCGTCCCCCTCGGCGACCCCGCGGCCACCATCCCCGCCCCGCCGGACTTCCCCGCCGACATCCCGCTCTCCCAGCAGCAGTTCGTCAACTGGGCGAAGACCATCCGTTTCGACGCGGTGTGGACCGCCACCGCCCGCAACGCCGACGACGTCGTGCGCC
This region of Rhodococcus sp. Z13 genomic DNA includes:
- a CDS encoding metal-dependent hydrolase encodes the protein MVMGPTHAVSGALVGLIVADLLPPDWGAPASTAETFAFAAVCSGAALLPDLDTAQSTVARSFGPVSQTLANGIDAVSTGYYSLTKGSRDRKRRGGHRTMTHTALFAALLGVGVSALVARFGREAIIGILFLTLGLALRGLFGSWAKKRGWVVVTLCAAALSILSWTWFPSEVASTGLGVAVALGCVTHCLGDAVTKEGIPFLAPFVPWRGQRWWEIKLPDALSIRAGGPFEVAVLGPALTVAAVAMGIWSIDGAPEHILGTLEASGLSFWQGSVPQR
- a CDS encoding catalase, coding for MTNTRYTTNHVGIPVASDDESLTAGTQGPILLHDHYLVEKLAHFNRERVPERVVHAKGGGAFGEFVVTEDVSAYTKATLFQPGARTEMLARFSTVAGEQGSPDTWRDPRGFALKFYTEEGNYDLVGNNTPIFFIKDPIKFPDFIHSQKRLPGSGLRDHTMQWDFWTLRPETAHQVTWLMGDRGIPRTWRHMDGFGSHTYQWINAAGERFWVKYHFKTDQGIEFLTQAEADRLAGSAPDFHRADLYQAIECGEFPSWTLHVQIMPVAEAETYRFNPFDLTKVWSQKDYPLIKVGTMTLNRNPRNFFAEIEQAAFAPSNVVPGIGFSPDKMLLGRVFAYADAHRYRIGVNHAQLPVNSAKAARVDSYSKEGNMAYSFNDPETPVYAPNSFGGPHADPQRAGDDGLWDFGTEAVRAGYVQHPEDDDFGQAGTLVREVLDDAARERLVNNIVGHILGGTSEALYERIFAYWRNVDEELGKRIEAGVRAGA